The proteins below are encoded in one region of Pelagibacterium flavum:
- a CDS encoding BMP family lipoprotein translates to MSKTTKTGIAALAGVALTTLLAGTALADPALVYDGGGKFDASFNEAAYTGAELFKTDTGQDYQDLEIAGDAQREQAIRQFAARGNNPIVLPGFSWETALRAVAPDFPDTSFVIIDTVVDDIDNVRSVVFKEHEGSFLVGALAAMATETGTIGFIPAFDFSLLQAFGCGYKQGAAYVNPDIEVIETAIGTGFDAFNNPGGGTEVARSQIDRGADVIYHAAGGAGVGVLQAAADAGVLGIGVDSNQNHLHPGQVLTSMLKRVDVAVYDAFEDFANDEWTNDVQVLGLAEEGVGAAFDENNAELITDEMRAMVDEITAKIVSGEIVVHDYREDESCPV, encoded by the coding sequence ATGTCCAAAACAACAAAGACTGGCATCGCCGCCCTCGCCGGCGTCGCCCTGACCACACTTCTGGCCGGCACGGCCCTTGCCGATCCCGCGCTCGTTTATGATGGCGGCGGCAAGTTCGACGCTTCGTTCAACGAGGCGGCCTATACCGGCGCCGAACTGTTCAAGACCGATACCGGGCAGGACTATCAGGATCTTGAAATTGCCGGCGATGCCCAGCGCGAACAGGCCATCCGCCAGTTTGCCGCGCGCGGCAACAACCCCATCGTTCTGCCGGGCTTTTCCTGGGAAACCGCACTGCGCGCCGTTGCCCCTGATTTCCCGGATACCTCGTTTGTCATCATCGACACCGTCGTTGACGATATCGACAACGTGCGCTCGGTGGTCTTCAAGGAGCATGAAGGCTCCTTCCTGGTCGGCGCGCTGGCTGCCATGGCCACCGAAACGGGCACCATCGGCTTCATTCCGGCCTTCGATTTCTCGCTGCTTCAGGCTTTCGGCTGCGGCTACAAGCAGGGCGCCGCTTACGTGAACCCCGACATCGAAGTGATCGAAACGGCCATCGGCACGGGCTTTGATGCGTTCAACAACCCCGGTGGTGGCACCGAAGTTGCGCGCAGCCAGATCGATCGTGGCGCGGACGTCATCTATCACGCCGCAGGCGGTGCCGGTGTCGGCGTTCTCCAGGCCGCGGCGGATGCCGGCGTTCTCGGCATCGGTGTGGACTCCAACCAGAACCATCTCCACCCCGGACAGGTTCTGACCTCGATGCTCAAGCGCGTTGACGTTGCCGTTTACGACGCCTTCGAAGATTTTGCCAATGATGAATGGACCAACGACGTTCAGGTCCTCGGTCTCGCCGAAGAAGGTGTCGGGGCGGCTTTTGACGAAAACAACGCCGAACTGATCACCGACGAGATGCGCGCCATGGTTGACGAGATCACGGCCAAGATCGTCTCGGGCGAAATCGTCGTTCACGACTACCGCGAAGACGAGTCCTGCCCGGTCTGA
- a CDS encoding coiled-coil domain-containing protein: MSVSGPQAMRALDDALRDIRREEDDITKRIARANERVGKLRETELGQLRALATVRLSPQVRAELTGTLSQAESRAREMLKSHAAAMADMEKVLAGKETELAKLSTERQDLLENTQKWQAEIDALDEPVKAALANDAAYGALVAERAETEKVANEADRKADMAEADREEKGKPYRDDPLFSYLWDRGYGTGAYKAGNITRMLDEWVARLVGFADARPNYAMLIAIPERLREHAEKLAADADALDEKVRARETAALDAAGGAKARAALEAAQARVEAIDAELLAIEDERENLTEKQKQIADGGDPAFAKAVDMLAEAISATGIEKLLTEARATRTEEDDAIVVRLEETRRRIAEEQLELDDERSRLKVLEARRRELEDIEFEFKKSRYDDPRSRFGNDKLVGDLLTEFLKGGMTAAAYWGQWRESQDWTGTSGPIVPTSRPRSKRSKGGFSVPPGGFSPRPPSGGNWGGFSRPRSGGFGGGGFKTGGGFKGGGFKTGGGF, encoded by the coding sequence ATGAGTGTAAGCGGACCTCAGGCCATGCGGGCGCTCGATGATGCGCTGCGCGACATAAGGCGCGAGGAAGACGACATCACAAAGCGCATCGCGCGGGCCAATGAGCGCGTCGGCAAGCTGCGCGAGACCGAATTGGGGCAATTGCGGGCGCTGGCCACCGTGCGGCTTTCGCCCCAGGTGCGGGCCGAATTGACCGGAACGCTGAGCCAGGCCGAGAGCCGGGCGCGCGAGATGCTCAAGAGCCATGCCGCCGCGATGGCCGACATGGAAAAGGTGCTGGCGGGCAAGGAGACAGAACTTGCCAAGCTGAGCACCGAGCGGCAGGACCTGCTCGAAAATACGCAGAAATGGCAGGCCGAAATCGACGCCCTGGACGAACCCGTCAAGGCGGCGCTGGCCAATGACGCGGCCTATGGGGCGCTGGTTGCAGAGCGGGCCGAGACCGAAAAGGTCGCCAATGAAGCCGATCGCAAGGCCGATATGGCCGAGGCGGACCGTGAAGAAAAGGGCAAGCCCTATCGCGACGATCCGCTGTTTTCCTATCTGTGGGATCGCGGATACGGCACTGGTGCCTACAAGGCCGGCAACATAACGCGCATGCTCGACGAGTGGGTGGCGCGGCTGGTGGGCTTTGCCGATGCGCGGCCCAATTATGCAATGCTGATCGCCATACCCGAGCGCCTGCGCGAGCATGCCGAGAAACTGGCCGCCGATGCTGACGCGCTCGACGAGAAGGTTCGGGCGCGCGAGACGGCGGCGCTGGATGCGGCCGGTGGCGCGAAGGCACGTGCGGCGCTGGAGGCGGCACAGGCGCGGGTTGAGGCCATCGATGCGGAATTGCTGGCTATCGAGGACGAGCGCGAGAACCTGACGGAAAAGCAAAAGCAGATTGCCGACGGGGGCGACCCGGCCTTCGCCAAGGCCGTGGACATGCTGGCCGAGGCGATCAGCGCCACGGGCATCGAGAAGCTTCTGACCGAAGCGCGGGCCACCCGCACCGAGGAGGACGACGCGATCGTGGTGCGGCTCGAGGAGACGCGGCGGCGCATTGCCGAAGAGCAGCTCGAGCTCGACGATGAACGCAGCCGGCTCAAGGTGCTCGAGGCGCGCAGGCGCGAGCTCGAGGACATAGAGTTCGAGTTCAAGAAATCGCGCTATGACGACCCCCGGTCCCGGTTCGGCAATGACAAGCTGGTGGGCGATCTTTTGACCGAATTTCTCAAGGGCGGGATGACCGCGGCGGCCTATTGGGGCCAGTGGCGGGAGTCCCAGGACTGGACCGGCACATCGGGCCCGATCGTTCCCACTTCGCGGCCCCGGTCGAAAAGATCGAAAGGCGGGTTTTCGGTGCCGCCGGGCGGCTTTTCGCCACGGCCGCCTTCGGGCGGCAATTGGGGCGGCTTCTCGCGCCCCCGCAGCGGCGGCTTTGGCGGCGGCGGATTCAAGACCGGTGGCGGTTTCAAGGGCGGCGGATTCAAGACCGGCGGCGGTTTCTGA
- a CDS encoding ArsR/SmtB family transcription factor, with protein MPASDPLSQIFGALADPTRRDILARLSLGQASVGELAEPHEMSLAAVSKHIKVLENAGLIGRKKDAQFSYCTLVASPLKDLQGWLDAYRKFWDDNLDQFETYLAELQRGDPDSKQ; from the coding sequence ATGCCCGCCAGCGACCCTCTCAGCCAGATCTTCGGCGCCCTCGCCGATCCCACACGCCGCGACATTCTGGCCCGGCTCTCATTGGGCCAGGCGAGCGTGGGGGAATTGGCCGAGCCGCACGAGATGAGCCTGGCTGCCGTCTCCAAGCACATCAAGGTGCTCGAGAACGCCGGGCTGATCGGGCGCAAGAAGGACGCGCAGTTCAGCTACTGCACGCTGGTGGCGAGCCCGCTGAAAGACCTTCAGGGCTGGCTCGATGCCTACCGGAAGTTCTGGGACGACAATCTCGACCAGTTCGAAACCTACCTTGCCGAGCTTCAGCGCGGCGACCCCGATTCAAAACAGTAA
- a CDS encoding histidine kinase dimerization/phosphoacceptor domain -containing protein → MPNRPAKILYVDDDPALGRLVQKVLGRQGREIIHVTCAEQGFERLGGGDIDVLVLDHYLADGTGLSMLEEVAAGEESPPVVYVTGSTEAAIAVSALKAGAADYVLKTVGEDFLELLSNAVEQAILTSRLRKAREQAERELRAAKERAELALAEVNHRVANSLALVAALVRLQAAAVADPAAKEALAETQGRISAIAGIHKRLYTTDDVRFVEIDAYLGNLANEIQISMSLDGAAADIKLVAEAIRIPTDKAVSVGVIVNELVTNAAKYAYRDREPGEIRVKASQIEPGTCEIIVEDDGVGWTGEGKIHGTGVGSRVIAATATGLGATLAYDEVPQGTRARLQIEI, encoded by the coding sequence ATGCCCAACAGACCCGCCAAAATTCTCTATGTTGATGACGATCCCGCCCTCGGGCGGCTGGTCCAGAAGGTGCTGGGCCGACAAGGTCGCGAGATCATCCATGTCACCTGTGCCGAACAAGGCTTTGAACGGCTTGGTGGGGGCGACATCGATGTCCTCGTTCTCGATCACTATCTGGCCGACGGCACCGGGCTGAGCATGCTTGAGGAGGTGGCGGCAGGTGAGGAATCCCCACCGGTCGTCTATGTGACCGGATCGACCGAAGCGGCAATTGCCGTCTCCGCGCTCAAGGCCGGTGCGGCCGATTACGTCCTCAAGACCGTGGGCGAGGATTTTCTCGAGCTTTTGAGCAATGCTGTCGAACAGGCCATTCTGACCTCGCGCCTGCGCAAGGCGCGTGAGCAGGCCGAGCGCGAACTGCGCGCCGCCAAGGAGCGCGCCGAACTGGCTCTGGCCGAAGTCAACCATCGCGTCGCCAATTCGTTGGCGTTGGTTGCTGCGCTTGTCAGGCTCCAGGCGGCCGCTGTTGCCGACCCGGCGGCAAAGGAAGCGCTCGCCGAAACCCAGGGGCGCATCTCGGCAATTGCCGGTATCCACAAGCGACTCTACACCACCGATGACGTTCGCTTTGTCGAGATCGATGCCTATCTGGGCAATCTGGCCAACGAAATACAGATCTCAATGAGTCTCGACGGCGCCGCCGCAGACATCAAGCTCGTCGCCGAAGCCATCCGCATTCCCACCGACAAGGCGGTTTCGGTCGGCGTTATCGTCAATGAGCTGGTCACCAACGCCGCCAAATATGCCTATCGGGATCGCGAGCCCGGCGAAATCCGCGTCAAAGCCAGCCAGATCGAGCCCGGTACGTGTGAGATCATCGTCGAGGACGATGGGGTAGGGTGGACCGGCGAGGGCAAAATTCATGGCACCGGCGTGGGGTCTCGCGTCATTGCCGCAACGGCGACGGGGCTTGGCGCGACGCTTGCCTATGACGAGGTGCCGCAAGGCACCCGTGCCCGCCTGCAGATCGAAATCTGA
- a CDS encoding DUF6384 family protein, whose protein sequence is MASGGAITGQTGKAPLDDVMLAMDVVDTLRHEQNLVARELGATAREAELIERLRKIYHDQGIEVPDHILKEGVKALAESRFTYTPPPNTFSKRLARLYVSRQRWGRPVLIGAALLAVVLGGYFLVYRPYQAGMEAAARIELAEGLPARMDEIYQQIFNETKVQSALEVAEPWVERGKAAAERGDREGALAAIDQLEAIHETLLAEYSIRIVNRPGESTGIWRFPKDNTEATNYYLVVEAIGPEQNPVTLPITNEETGQTEEVSTWAIRVPDVTYEAVRADRQDDGIIQRNILGIKQYGFLDTDYAMPVMDGAITQW, encoded by the coding sequence ATGGCAAGCGGTGGGGCAATAACGGGACAGACTGGCAAGGCGCCGCTGGACGATGTGATGCTGGCCATGGACGTGGTGGATACACTGCGCCATGAGCAAAATCTCGTGGCTCGCGAACTGGGGGCCACCGCCCGCGAAGCCGAACTGATCGAGCGCCTGCGCAAGATCTATCACGACCAGGGGATCGAGGTTCCAGACCATATCCTCAAGGAAGGCGTCAAGGCGCTGGCCGAGAGCCGGTTCACCTATACCCCGCCGCCCAATACATTCTCCAAACGGCTGGCCCGGCTCTATGTGAGCCGGCAGCGCTGGGGGCGGCCCGTGCTGATCGGGGCGGCGCTGCTGGCTGTGGTGCTGGGAGGATATTTTCTCGTCTATCGGCCCTATCAGGCGGGCATGGAGGCGGCGGCGCGGATCGAGCTGGCCGAGGGACTGCCGGCCCGGATGGACGAGATCTATCAGCAGATTTTCAACGAAACCAAGGTGCAGTCGGCGCTCGAAGTGGCCGAGCCCTGGGTAGAGCGCGGCAAGGCGGCGGCCGAGCGCGGCGATCGCGAGGGCGCGCTGGCGGCGATCGATCAGCTCGAAGCCATCCATGAAACGCTTCTGGCCGAATATTCGATCCGTATCGTCAACCGGCCGGGCGAATCCACGGGGATCTGGCGGTTCCCCAAGGACAATACCGAAGCGACCAATTATTACCTCGTGGTCGAGGCGATCGGCCCCGAGCAGAATCCGGTGACACTGCCGATCACCAATGAGGAGACAGGGCAGACCGAAGAGGTTTCGACCTGGGCCATAAGGGTGCCCGATGTCACCTATGAGGCGGTGCGCGCCGACCGGCAGGATGACGGCATCATCCAGCGCAACATTTTGGGCATAAAGCAGTACGGGTTCCTTGATACCGACTACGCCATGCCGGTCATGGACGGGGCGATTACCCAATGGTGA
- a CDS encoding VWA domain-containing protein: protein MAEKTPTKAPNTPPTADRASHAEVADFVAKVGAMSAARTTNADERGRLLFAMDATMSRQPTWDLACQLQGEMFETVAKTGGLDVQLIYFRGFGECRASRWVSDARALAGLMTGIDCRGGHTQISKVFAHARAEHNKKKINAVVYVGDAMEEDIDKLAQKAGELGLLGCPMFLFQEGHDPMAQTAFKEFARLTKGAYARFNAGAAAELAALLRAVAAYASGGRAALKLQQGGTAKLLLEQLS, encoded by the coding sequence GTGGCCGAAAAGACACCGACGAAAGCTCCCAATACCCCTCCGACCGCCGATCGCGCATCGCATGCGGAGGTCGCCGATTTCGTTGCCAAAGTGGGCGCCATGAGTGCTGCGAGGACGACGAATGCGGATGAACGCGGTCGCCTGCTGTTTGCCATGGACGCCACAATGAGCCGCCAGCCCACCTGGGATCTGGCCTGCCAGTTGCAGGGCGAAATGTTTGAAACCGTGGCCAAGACAGGCGGGCTCGATGTCCAGTTGATCTATTTCCGCGGCTTTGGGGAATGCCGGGCTTCGCGCTGGGTTTCCGACGCGCGGGCGCTGGCGGGCCTTATGACCGGCATCGATTGCCGCGGCGGGCACACCCAGATTTCCAAGGTGTTCGCCCACGCCCGAGCCGAGCACAACAAGAAAAAGATCAATGCCGTCGTCTATGTGGGCGACGCCATGGAAGAAGATATCGACAAGCTGGCCCAGAAGGCGGGCGAGCTGGGGCTCTTGGGCTGTCCGATGTTCCTGTTTCAGGAAGGACACGACCCGATGGCGCAAACGGCCTTCAAGGAATTCGCGCGGCTGACCAAGGGCGCCTATGCGCGGTTCAACGCCGGCGCGGCGGCGGAACTGGCCGCCTTGCTGCGGGCAGTGGCCGCCTATGCCAGCGGCGGACGAGCGGCGCTCAAACTCCAGCAGGGCGGGACGGCGAAACTGCTCCTCGAACAGCTTTCATGA
- a CDS encoding CoxG family protein, with the protein MDFGGRYRVEANRLAVWNALNDAEVLKACIPGCKSIRWVSDTALELEISVNLGVVQPTFKGDLFLSDIDPAISYTLTGQGRGGLLGKAQASADITLMDLDTATLLSFEATGGASGQIMKLGRAIVGNSAQKVIDGFFERFGTAMGARVVPLEPQL; encoded by the coding sequence TTGGATTTCGGTGGACGCTACAGGGTCGAAGCCAATCGGCTCGCGGTTTGGAACGCGCTCAACGATGCTGAAGTGCTCAAGGCCTGCATTCCCGGCTGCAAGTCGATCCGCTGGGTGTCCGATACCGCGCTCGAACTCGAAATCTCCGTCAATCTCGGCGTGGTCCAGCCAACCTTCAAAGGCGATCTGTTTCTCTCCGATATCGATCCGGCCATAAGCTATACCCTGACCGGTCAGGGCAGGGGCGGGCTGCTGGGCAAGGCCCAGGCCTCGGCCGATATCACCTTGATGGATCTCGATACGGCCACGCTTTTAAGCTTTGAGGCCACCGGGGGCGCTTCGGGACAGATCATGAAACTGGGCAGGGCCATCGTCGGCAATTCCGCCCAGAAGGTCATAGACGGCTTTTTCGAACGTTTCGGCACGGCCATGGGCGCCAGGGTGGTCCCTTTGGAGCCGCAGCTTTAA
- a CDS encoding response regulator: MTEAKPVTILMIEDDDGHARLIEKNIRRAGVNNEIIPFVNGTDALAYLFGEDGSGVVSTHRHYLILLDLNLPDMTGVSILEKVKANPHTKRTPVVVLTTTDDEREIQRCYDLGANVYITKPVDYDGFANAIRQLGMFFSVMQVPETA; this comes from the coding sequence ATGACCGAGGCAAAACCAGTCACCATTCTTATGATCGAGGATGATGATGGGCACGCGCGCCTGATCGAAAAGAACATCCGTCGCGCCGGGGTCAACAATGAGATCATCCCCTTCGTCAACGGTACCGATGCGCTGGCCTATCTGTTTGGCGAGGATGGCAGCGGCGTCGTGAGCACCCATCGTCACTATCTGATCCTGCTCGATCTCAACCTGCCCGACATGACCGGGGTTTCAATTCTCGAAAAGGTCAAGGCAAACCCCCATACAAAGCGCACGCCTGTCGTTGTGCTCACCACCACCGATGACGAGCGCGAGATTCAGCGCTGCTATGATCTTGGTGCCAATGTCTACATCACCAAGCCGGTGGACTATGACGGATTTGCCAACGCCATCCGCCAGCTGGGCATGTTCTTTTCCGTCATGCAGGTTCCGGAGACCGCGTAA
- a CDS encoding DnaJ domain-containing protein encodes MIWLLLVGAVALIALYLYSLFVQGEIRQLVRTLRWVVGGGLVAGAALLGLRGQMLLASFMAAGGLGVLMRGRLGPIDFGAGLSSPNNVSSVSSAYLDMKLEHETGSVSGTVRAGHFAGRELADLSAEECWALYDEVGDDPDSLALYKSWLDANRAGWRDYFASEFGMETGDEEAEASHTAPGVSGLEEAYEVLGLEPGASAEAIKAAHRKLMKKVHPDTGGSAFLAAKINQAKDLLLKETASRKP; translated from the coding sequence ATGATCTGGTTGCTGCTTGTCGGCGCCGTGGCGCTGATCGCGCTCTATCTCTATTCACTTTTTGTGCAGGGCGAGATCCGGCAATTGGTGCGCACGTTGCGCTGGGTTGTGGGGGGCGGACTTGTCGCAGGCGCGGCGTTGCTTGGCCTGCGTGGGCAAATGCTCTTGGCCAGTTTCATGGCGGCGGGCGGGCTGGGCGTCTTGATGCGCGGACGGCTGGGGCCGATCGATTTCGGGGCCGGCCTGTCGAGCCCGAACAATGTCTCGAGCGTTTCTTCGGCCTATCTCGACATGAAACTCGAACACGAAACGGGGTCGGTTTCGGGCACTGTGCGGGCGGGGCATTTTGCCGGACGCGAATTGGCCGACCTTTCAGCGGAAGAGTGCTGGGCGCTCTATGATGAAGTGGGCGATGATCCGGACTCGCTGGCACTTTACAAAAGCTGGCTGGACGCCAATCGCGCCGGTTGGCGCGACTATTTCGCCAGTGAGTTCGGAATGGAAACCGGCGATGAGGAAGCCGAGGCCTCCCACACGGCGCCCGGCGTCAGCGGGCTGGAGGAAGCCTATGAGGTGCTCGGGCTGGAACCGGGAGCCAGTGCCGAGGCGATCAAGGCGGCACATCGCAAACTGATGAAAAAGGTCCACCCCGACACGGGCGGATCGGCGTTTCTGGCCGCCAAGATCAACCAGGCCAAGGATTTGCTGCTCAAGGAGACCGCCTCGCGCAAGCCGTGA
- a CDS encoding sensor histidine kinase, producing the protein MPISSKGFARSSLALIIVGLLALIGIVGTAIWLVERNGAHFDEVAEARGARIAAVDLRNLLQSAQSSQRGYLLTLDERYLEPYRDVVDRIMPAYDLLNQLLVPYLAAEQPMIQMRTDIENKLAELDRTLDLARQGNLQGALDLVRTDQGEIIMERITTLLDAIVSAADERTFNGVVEQRGAVGALRIIAIIGALVIIGVVGGAAWLVLRYTREIDTARAEVEILNRDLEARVGERTRDLMRANEEVQRFAYIVTHDLRSPLVNIMGFTSELEASLGPINALVDSHSGDPEDPVLLEARRTATEDLPEAIGFIRSSTKKMDGLINAILKISREGRRKLKAERIDLEELVESAVSAVRHQVTESDGEIIIEVSSPPVFSDRLALEQILGNLLDNAIKYRHPERPIAITVNGRQERDGRIVIDVIDNGRGISAQDHDRVFELFRRSGNQNVPGEGIGLAHVRIMARNLGGDIQLQSNPEQGTTFTVTIAPDLRAIAKSKD; encoded by the coding sequence ATGCCAATATCGTCAAAGGGCTTTGCCCGGTCCAGCCTTGCGCTGATCATAGTTGGCCTTTTGGCGCTGATAGGCATTGTCGGCACCGCAATCTGGCTGGTCGAACGCAACGGTGCCCATTTCGACGAAGTGGCCGAGGCCCGCGGTGCGCGCATTGCGGCGGTCGATTTGCGCAATTTGCTCCAGAGTGCCCAGTCGAGCCAGCGCGGCTATCTGCTCACGCTCGATGAACGCTACCTCGAGCCTTATCGCGACGTCGTCGATCGCATAATGCCCGCTTACGATCTGCTCAATCAACTGCTTGTGCCCTATCTGGCGGCCGAGCAGCCCATGATCCAGATGCGCACCGATATCGAAAACAAGCTGGCCGAGCTCGACAGGACGCTCGATCTGGCCCGGCAGGGCAATCTGCAAGGCGCGTTGGACCTGGTGCGGACCGATCAGGGCGAAATCATCATGGAGCGGATCACAACACTCCTCGACGCGATCGTCAGCGCGGCCGACGAGCGAACCTTCAATGGCGTTGTCGAACAGCGTGGTGCCGTGGGCGCGCTGCGCATCATCGCCATTATCGGCGCACTGGTCATCATCGGGGTTGTCGGTGGCGCCGCCTGGCTGGTCCTGCGCTACACGCGCGAAATCGATACGGCTCGCGCCGAGGTCGAAATCCTCAACCGCGACCTGGAGGCCCGGGTCGGCGAGCGCACACGCGACCTCATGCGCGCCAACGAGGAAGTGCAGCGTTTCGCCTATATAGTGACCCATGATTTGCGCTCGCCGCTCGTCAACATCATGGGCTTTACCTCCGAGCTCGAGGCTTCCCTTGGCCCCATCAACGCACTCGTTGACAGCCATTCCGGCGATCCCGAGGATCCGGTTCTCCTCGAAGCGCGCCGGACTGCGACCGAAGACCTTCCCGAGGCCATAGGGTTCATCCGCTCTTCGACAAAGAAGATGGATGGCCTGATCAACGCCATTCTCAAGATTTCACGGGAGGGTCGGCGCAAGCTCAAGGCCGAGCGGATCGATCTCGAAGAGCTTGTGGAATCCGCTGTATCGGCCGTGCGCCATCAGGTCACCGAATCCGACGGCGAGATAATTATCGAGGTTTCCAGCCCACCGGTGTTTTCCGACCGCCTGGCGCTGGAACAGATTTTGGGCAACCTTCTCGACAATGCCATAAAGTACCGGCATCCAGAGCGCCCCATAGCGATTACCGTTAATGGTCGGCAGGAACGCGACGGCCGTATCGTTATCGATGTGATCGACAATGGCCGTGGAATTTCCGCCCAGGATCATGACCGCGTGTTTGAGCTGTTCCGGCGATCGGGCAACCAGAATGTCCCCGGAGAGGGTATCGGGCTCGCCCATGTGCGGATAATGGCCCGCAATCTTGGCGGGGACATCCAGTTGCAATCGAACCCTGAGCAGGGAACCACGTTTACCGTTACAATCGCGCCTGATCTGCGCGCCATCGCAAAAAGCAAGGATTGA
- a CDS encoding SRPBCC domain-containing protein, translating to MSDTVIDLPADKPIITFTRTFKAPRALVWKAYTEREHVARWWGPRSIGPVEIIEHDFRPGGSWRYVQDVRDAGKVTFFGRFVEIDAPEGYVNTFGFESPFASTKGKEGRETQRFEDMGETTRYIGTSHFDDFASRDAVVASGMESGAREQIEQFANYVRELGQ from the coding sequence ATGAGCGACACAGTCATCGACCTTCCGGCCGACAAGCCAATCATTACCTTCACCCGCACCTTCAAGGCGCCCCGTGCGCTGGTCTGGAAGGCCTATACCGAACGCGAACACGTCGCGCGGTGGTGGGGGCCACGGTCCATCGGACCGGTGGAGATCATCGAACATGATTTCAGGCCAGGCGGGAGCTGGCGCTATGTGCAGGACGTGCGGGATGCCGGCAAGGTCACCTTTTTTGGCCGGTTCGTCGAGATCGATGCGCCGGAAGGCTATGTGAACACTTTCGGATTTGAGAGCCCGTTCGCTTCAACCAAGGGCAAGGAAGGACGCGAGACCCAGCGCTTTGAAGATATGGGCGAGACGACCCGCTATATCGGCACGTCCCATTTCGACGATTTTGCGAGCCGCGATGCCGTTGTCGCCTCGGGCATGGAAAGCGGCGCGCGCGAACAGATCGAGCAGTTCGCAAATTATGTTCGGGAACTGGGGCAGTAA
- a CDS encoding cell surface protein encodes MSTEMTQTEAPQLMDKPLQYLDKAVAAIKDLGLWPEGESGEAPITGLLAEITHLDDTKVILIGRVLTQASAFNEVVRTQVAAMNVGERYEDITKSFNSIRDDAKGMVDQLEDGKIDIFERASNVWMKVSRGDIAARFDKIRDTYLDVSKDTKDQIDREHTILEAYRDFRGALKQAEVMALEVLEIASAQLEQRKVDLKAATEKLNAFTEGTPADRARLEMARDERVRDLQNEERRYQIAKDLSDNLTISYSTSEVIMARLMQTTNAKERVYQQSISFFSTNETVLTALSASFTGLFGLHESTETLNAMKEGMSQSLETLSDIGGKVQEEALKAGYGPTIRADAVKKLVDSVVSYQEKSIAIISEMRDQATKNSAEIRDAVEDGKKRLATLAAEGNALVSAR; translated from the coding sequence ATGAGCACCGAGATGACCCAAACCGAAGCTCCCCAGCTTATGGACAAACCGCTCCAGTATCTGGACAAGGCCGTGGCGGCGATCAAGGATCTTGGGCTATGGCCCGAGGGCGAGTCCGGCGAAGCGCCGATCACCGGACTTCTGGCCGAAATCACCCATCTCGACGACACAAAAGTCATCCTGATCGGGCGCGTTCTGACCCAGGCGAGTGCCTTTAACGAGGTGGTGCGCACTCAGGTCGCTGCCATGAATGTGGGCGAGCGCTACGAGGACATCACAAAATCGTTCAACTCGATCCGTGACGATGCCAAGGGCATGGTCGACCAGCTCGAGGACGGCAAGATCGATATTTTCGAGCGGGCCTCGAACGTGTGGATGAAGGTTTCGCGCGGCGATATCGCGGCGCGGTTCGACAAGATTCGCGACACCTATCTCGACGTCTCGAAAGACACCAAGGACCAGATCGACCGCGAACACACGATCCTTGAAGCCTATCGCGACTTCCGCGGCGCGCTCAAGCAGGCCGAAGTGATGGCGCTCGAAGTGCTCGAAATCGCCAGCGCGCAGCTCGAGCAGCGCAAGGTTGACCTCAAGGCTGCGACCGAAAAGCTCAACGCGTTCACCGAAGGCACGCCCGCCGACCGGGCGCGGCTGGAGATGGCGCGGGACGAACGGGTGCGCGACCTGCAGAACGAGGAACGCCGCTATCAGATCGCCAAGGATCTTTCGGACAATCTGACGATCTCCTATTCGACCTCTGAAGTGATCATGGCGCGGCTGATGCAGACGACCAATGCCAAGGAGCGTGTCTATCAGCAGTCGATCTCGTTCTTTTCGACCAACGAAACCGTGCTCACAGCCCTTTCGGCCTCGTTTACGGGCCTGTTCGGGCTCCATGAATCCACCGAAACGCTCAATGCCATGAAAGAAGGCATGAGCCAGAGTCTCGAAACGCTTTCGGACATCGGCGGCAAGGTGCAGGAAGAAGCGCTCAAGGCCGGGTATGGTCCGACCATCCGCGCCGATGCGGTCAAAAAGCTCGTCGACAGTGTGGTGAGCTATCAGGAAAAGAGCATCGCCATCATCTCCGAAATGCGCGACCAGGCCACCAAGAATTCGGCTGAAATCCGTGACGCCGTCGAAGACGGCAAGAAGCGGCTGGCAACGCTCGCCGCTGAAGGCAACGCCCTCGTTTCGGCCCGTTAG